A single Desulfovibrio piger DNA region contains:
- a CDS encoding helix-turn-helix transcriptional regulator produces MATNIPSTGFLRLPQVLALVPVSKSAWWQGCRTGRYPKPVKLGPRTTVWRAEDIRAFIENAGREQEDHD; encoded by the coding sequence ATGGCGACAAATATTCCCTCTACTGGATTTCTTCGTCTCCCTCAGGTGCTTGCCCTTGTCCCCGTCAGTAAAAGCGCCTGGTGGCAGGGCTGCCGTACCGGGCGCTATCCCAAGCCTGTAAAGCTCGGCCCCCGTACCACTGTCTGGCGGGCGGAAGACATCAGAGCGTTCATAGAAAACGCGGGACGGGAGCAGGAAGACCATGACTAG
- a CDS encoding AAA family ATPase — protein MTSLLGTFREILAQHDLLPEDILADGNLYRCPTRNKPYKRNGAYIAHQDRPATLWRCNWETGDQGTLHTESERTLSPVELSAWHRRQQAMRKQRDEECARRHAEAAQQAHKRLQASFPCSERYAYLSCKGIPALADMRQDRNGMLLIPVRDSSGRVQSLQYIAPDGTKRFLTGGKVQGGQFVIPDNAEKPLALCEGYATGASIHLACAWTVYVTFSAGNLPVVAAAVRKQFPDAQILICGDNDETGRDKGQEAAQAAQAHLVVPHFTTGSGKDFNDLHLTEGLQSIRRQLESALPDNPPSLVSLDMGEFLSMSIPERGYLLSPILPVQGIGILYAPRGIGKTFAALSVAVAVASGGAVFNWRAPMPKRTLYVDGEMPATAMQHRLAALVSGMSVPPHTLKNMALITPDLQPCPMPDLSTAQGQVMLEPFLKGMDMVVLDNIATLCRTGKENEAQSWQTMQAWLLELRRRGMAVLLIHHAGKAGDQRGTSAREDIMDTVISLRRPREYSMAEGARFEAHLTKARGIVGDDARPFEANLITEGNVLHWRIREFEDVELAELKRLLAEGYSIRDCAEEMGKSKAAVQRLKKKLEEKN, from the coding sequence ATGACTAGCCTTCTGGGGACCTTCCGGGAAATTCTCGCGCAGCATGACCTTCTGCCGGAAGACATTCTTGCGGACGGGAATCTGTATCGCTGTCCGACACGGAACAAACCGTACAAGCGCAACGGCGCATATATTGCTCATCAGGACAGGCCCGCGACTCTCTGGCGGTGTAACTGGGAGACAGGCGATCAGGGGACGCTCCACACGGAAAGTGAGCGGACGCTTTCACCTGTTGAGCTGTCGGCGTGGCACAGGCGGCAGCAGGCCATGCGGAAACAGCGTGACGAAGAATGCGCCAGGCGTCATGCAGAGGCGGCGCAGCAGGCACACAAGCGTTTACAGGCATCCTTTCCCTGTTCAGAGAGGTACGCGTACCTGAGCTGCAAAGGTATTCCCGCGCTTGCGGATATGCGTCAGGACAGAAATGGGATGCTTCTCATTCCGGTCAGGGACAGTTCCGGCAGGGTGCAGAGTCTGCAATATATCGCACCGGACGGCACAAAGCGCTTTCTTACGGGCGGCAAGGTTCAGGGCGGGCAATTCGTTATTCCCGACAATGCTGAAAAACCGCTGGCACTTTGTGAGGGCTACGCCACCGGGGCCAGCATTCACCTTGCCTGTGCATGGACGGTCTATGTGACGTTTTCGGCCGGAAATCTGCCTGTTGTGGCGGCTGCCGTGCGAAAACAGTTCCCGGACGCGCAGATTCTGATCTGCGGCGACAATGACGAAACGGGCCGCGACAAGGGGCAGGAGGCCGCGCAGGCTGCACAGGCTCATCTTGTTGTGCCGCACTTTACCACAGGCAGCGGCAAGGACTTCAACGATCTGCATTTGACAGAGGGACTGCAAAGCATACGCCGCCAGCTGGAAAGCGCTCTGCCGGACAATCCTCCGTCGCTGGTATCGCTGGATATGGGCGAGTTTCTTTCCATGTCCATACCTGAACGGGGGTATCTTTTATCCCCCATTCTTCCGGTTCAAGGGATAGGCATTCTGTATGCTCCGCGCGGCATCGGCAAGACGTTTGCCGCCTTGAGCGTCGCCGTTGCCGTGGCTTCCGGCGGCGCGGTGTTCAACTGGCGCGCCCCCATGCCCAAACGGACGCTGTATGTGGACGGAGAAATGCCCGCCACAGCCATGCAGCATCGTCTTGCCGCGCTTGTCAGTGGCATGTCCGTCCCGCCGCATACACTGAAAAATATGGCGCTTATCACGCCGGACCTGCAGCCCTGTCCTATGCCGGATCTCTCCACCGCGCAGGGGCAGGTCATGCTGGAACCATTCCTGAAAGGCATGGATATGGTCGTGCTGGATAATATTGCCACCTTGTGCCGTACCGGCAAGGAAAACGAAGCCCAGTCATGGCAGACCATGCAGGCATGGCTGCTGGAGCTGCGTCGCCGGGGCATGGCTGTCCTGCTTATCCATCATGCCGGGAAAGCCGGCGATCAGCGCGGCACCAGCGCCAGAGAAGATATCATGGATACGGTCATCAGTCTGCGCAGGCCCAGAGAGTACAGCATGGCCGAAGGCGCACGCTTTGAAGCCCATCTGACCAAGGCACGGGGCATTGTGGGCGATGATGCCCGCCCCTTTGAGGCCAATTTGATCACCGAAGGCAACGTGCTGCACTGGCGCATCAGAGAGTTTGAGGACGTGGAACTGGCCGAACTGAAACGCCTGCTGGCCGAGGGCTACAGCATCCGCGACTGCGCCGAGGAAATGGGAAAGTCCAAGGCTGCTGTCCAGCGTCTGAAAAAGAAGCTGGAAGAGAAAAATTGA
- a CDS encoding helicase-related protein, whose product MPHSDTRFFTNTENSSLVTRFAATLKEARFFDVLVGYFRASGFHLLCHSLQDVEKIRILVGLNVDEQIFSASQDAMLSLPGNLLSHQEARNLYSRQLVQEIESAEETQATEESIRIFMQWLQQGKLELRGHPSRTIHAKVYISRYRGDLLYGSVITGSSNFSASGLIAQCEFNVELKDRPDVDFALERFEKLWQEGIALTDIFVATVQQKTWLSESITPYELYLKVLYEYFREDMDLAASASLVLPEGMYNLEYQRQAVAAAARILSKHNGVFLSDVVGLGKTYITALLLQTLPGKKLIICPPVLCDYWRDTLMQFMVPHCRVVSSGKLDVASAKASQCQIIVVDEAHRFRNENTQSYAQLKVICANKKVILLSATPLNNQLGDLLAQLKLFQAARQSSIQGVSNLEGFFKKRQEELKSVPRDDPSYPDIVRKSAALVRDKVLKYVMVRRTRSEIRRYFQADLQRQQLHFPEMMPPQRIIYKFDAETEVVFDETIALLKTLQYARYKALLYLERGISAQQRQGQHNISGFMKCILIKRLESSFQAFRGTVSRFIQSHETFLKMLAAGCVILGKNVDVEAFAGLDDDALTQALDAADGERYDAAEFSDELRKDVEQDLEVLRSIARLWTAVTTDSKFEAVAAMLQTSPLLKDERVLIFTESRETALYLGERLEVLFPGASLVFDSQGGVCFRDGARQFLSSYDARERILRNFDPGHEAPEQDIRLLIATDVLAEGVNLHRAGRIINYDLPWNPTRIMQRVGRINRVGSRHEKLYIFNIFPTSQADAHLGLESNIINKIDAFHTVLGEDDRYLSEEEQPVPQGLFGQRLMRRLDQAGMEDDNEEDSELKYLEIIRTIRDTEPELYSRLEHLPRKARAGREVKEHANSTLIFFKEGQVKKFVLVPPQGQGEPQELTFLEAAASFACPATTPRKEVPPVYYEALSSARRWLEQRGAEDAFTPTRSTTDKQLLHGLKALLQWRAFQEEDRTYLALLCAAVDQGRLSRPLLKKLHATANPRKYAPQPMLAALRALAPENMLTTPAAATPKASERQPHEIILAEYLVEN is encoded by the coding sequence ATGCCACACAGTGATACCCGATTTTTTACCAATACGGAAAATAGTTCGCTGGTAACGCGCTTTGCTGCAACGCTCAAGGAAGCGCGTTTTTTTGATGTGCTTGTCGGTTATTTCCGGGCAAGCGGCTTCCATCTTCTTTGCCATTCTCTTCAGGATGTCGAAAAAATACGCATTCTTGTCGGCCTGAATGTGGACGAACAAATTTTTTCGGCCTCACAGGATGCTATGCTTTCCCTGCCCGGCAATCTTCTTTCCCATCAGGAAGCTCGCAATCTTTATAGTCGTCAGCTGGTACAGGAGATAGAATCTGCTGAAGAGACGCAGGCAACAGAAGAATCCATCAGGATTTTTATGCAGTGGCTTCAGCAGGGAAAGCTGGAATTACGCGGCCATCCCAGCCGGACTATTCATGCAAAGGTGTATATCTCACGGTATCGGGGGGATTTGCTGTACGGCAGTGTCATTACGGGGTCAAGTAATTTCTCCGCATCAGGACTTATAGCGCAATGCGAGTTCAATGTGGAGCTCAAGGACAGGCCGGACGTCGATTTTGCCCTGGAGCGCTTTGAAAAACTCTGGCAGGAAGGGATTGCACTCACAGATATTTTTGTTGCCACAGTGCAGCAAAAGACGTGGCTTTCAGAAAGTATTACTCCCTATGAACTGTATTTAAAGGTTTTGTATGAATACTTCAGGGAGGATATGGACCTTGCGGCATCCGCCTCTCTTGTGCTTCCGGAAGGTATGTACAATCTTGAGTATCAGCGACAGGCTGTTGCTGCCGCAGCGCGTATTCTTTCAAAGCATAATGGTGTCTTCCTTTCTGATGTCGTAGGACTGGGGAAAACATATATTACTGCCTTGCTGCTACAGACACTACCCGGAAAAAAATTGATTATCTGCCCCCCCGTCCTCTGTGACTACTGGAGAGATACGCTTATGCAGTTTATGGTACCGCATTGTCGTGTCGTTTCCAGTGGAAAATTGGATGTTGCCTCCGCAAAAGCTTCGCAATGTCAGATTATTGTTGTTGACGAAGCCCATCGCTTTCGTAATGAAAATACGCAAAGCTATGCACAGCTGAAAGTTATCTGCGCCAATAAAAAAGTTATTCTTCTGTCCGCTACGCCGCTTAATAATCAGCTGGGGGATTTGCTGGCACAGCTCAAGCTCTTTCAGGCAGCGCGTCAGAGCAGTATTCAGGGCGTCAGCAATCTGGAGGGATTTTTTAAAAAACGTCAGGAAGAGCTTAAATCCGTTCCGCGTGATGATCCGTCCTATCCCGATATCGTCAGGAAAAGTGCTGCGCTTGTACGTGACAAGGTGCTGAAATATGTCATGGTGCGGCGCACGCGCTCTGAAATCCGGCGTTATTTTCAGGCCGATTTGCAGCGGCAGCAGCTGCATTTTCCTGAGATGATGCCCCCGCAGCGCATTATTTATAAATTTGACGCAGAGACGGAAGTTGTTTTTGACGAGACTATCGCGCTTCTGAAAACGCTTCAGTATGCGCGCTACAAGGCGCTTCTCTATCTTGAGCGCGGGATCAGCGCACAACAGCGGCAGGGACAGCACAATATCAGCGGCTTTATGAAATGCATCTTGATCAAGCGACTGGAAAGCAGCTTTCAGGCATTTCGCGGCACTGTTTCCCGTTTTATTCAGTCGCACGAGACTTTTTTGAAAATGCTTGCTGCCGGCTGCGTGATACTTGGCAAGAATGTTGACGTGGAAGCCTTTGCCGGCCTCGACGACGATGCGCTGACGCAGGCGCTGGATGCTGCGGATGGAGAACGCTACGACGCGGCGGAATTTTCCGATGAACTTCGGAAAGATGTCGAGCAGGATTTGGAGGTCTTGCGCAGCATAGCCCGGCTGTGGACCGCTGTGACGACAGATTCCAAATTTGAAGCTGTCGCCGCTATGTTGCAGACAAGCCCGCTGCTCAAGGATGAACGGGTCTTGATTTTTACAGAGTCACGGGAAACAGCCTTGTATCTGGGCGAACGCCTGGAAGTGCTTTTCCCCGGCGCATCGCTTGTCTTTGACAGTCAGGGGGGCGTCTGCTTTCGGGATGGCGCGCGTCAGTTTTTGAGCAGCTATGACGCGCGGGAACGCATTCTACGGAATTTTGATCCCGGTCATGAAGCCCCGGAGCAGGATATCCGGCTGCTGATTGCTACGGACGTACTGGCCGAAGGCGTCAACCTGCATCGCGCGGGGCGCATTATCAATTATGATTTGCCTTGGAACCCAACGCGCATCATGCAGCGTGTCGGACGTATCAATCGCGTGGGATCACGGCATGAAAAACTGTATATCTTTAATATTTTCCCCACCTCGCAGGCAGATGCCCATCTTGGATTGGAAAGCAATATCATCAATAAAATAGATGCCTTTCATACTGTTCTTGGAGAGGATGACCGCTATCTTTCCGAAGAGGAACAGCCTGTGCCCCAGGGCTTGTTCGGGCAGCGCCTGATGCGTCGGCTTGATCAGGCAGGCATGGAAGATGACAATGAAGAAGACAGCGAACTCAAATATCTTGAAATCATCCGTACCATACGCGACACCGAGCCGGAGCTGTATTCCCGGCTGGAACACCTCCCCCGCAAGGCGCGCGCGGGAAGAGAGGTAAAAGAACACGCGAACAGCACGTTGATCTTTTTTAAGGAAGGACAGGTCAAAAAATTTGTGCTTGTTCCTCCCCAGGGGCAGGGGGAACCGCAGGAGCTGACCTTTCTGGAAGCGGCAGCCTCTTTTGCCTGCCCTGCGACGACGCCGCGCAAGGAGGTTCCGCCAGTCTACTATGAAGCTCTTTCTTCCGCGCGTCGCTGGCTGGAACAGCGCGGGGCGGAGGATGCCTTTACCCCGACCCGTTCCACCACCGACAAGCAGCTTTTGCACGGACTTAAGGCGCTCTTGCAGTGGCGGGCGTTTCAGGAAGAAGACCGGACCTATCTTGCTCTGCTTTGTGCGGCTGTTGATCAGGGACGTTTGTCGCGTCCTCTGCTCAAAAAACTTCATGCTACGGCCAATCCCCGCAAGTATGCGCCGCAGCCCATGCTTGCCGCACTCCGGGCGCTTGCGCCGGAAAATATGCTGACAACGCCTGCCGCCGCCACGCCGAAGGCTTCGGAACGGCAGCCCCATGAAATCATTCTGGCAGAATACCTTGTGGAGAACTAG
- the mobV gene encoding MobV family relaxase, translating into MSYLVLHMDKFKKEAVRGIQSHNRRERESHSNPDIDYQRSCGNYELHDKAATNYAQAIQRRIDDLRLIKAVRKDAVHMCGLIVTSDSDFFKSLSPEEIRRFFEESKAFLTDFVGAENVISAMVHMDEKTPHMHFLHVPVTREGRLNANKMYTRQSLKKLQSDLPLHLQRCGFAIQRGVEQKPGATRKHLDTREYKQQQEENNRLAREGLLLVRDALRTIGRLGQREAELKQRVADYERQAEEAERLLREEEPLPEASFFNYRRVLEMSAQTISRLRKALSAKHLIAHQKNELQREAAVLKKQLAQLEALCKARDQEKADMESRQARMGQELETYREFAREPEIRQRLTDFLQEQQAAEQQRQEEERQRAAIAEQDRQGTVRMR; encoded by the coding sequence ATGTCTTATCTCGTCCTGCATATGGACAAGTTCAAGAAAGAGGCCGTCAGAGGCATTCAGAGTCACAATCGCCGGGAACGCGAGAGCCATTCCAACCCGGATATCGACTATCAGCGCAGCTGCGGCAATTACGAATTGCACGACAAGGCCGCGACAAATTACGCGCAGGCCATCCAGCGGCGCATTGACGATTTGCGGCTGATCAAGGCTGTCAGAAAGGATGCCGTACACATGTGCGGGCTTATCGTCACGTCTGACAGCGATTTTTTCAAAAGCCTTTCTCCAGAAGAAATCCGGCGTTTCTTTGAGGAAAGCAAAGCCTTTCTCACGGATTTTGTGGGAGCGGAAAATGTCATTTCCGCGATGGTGCACATGGATGAAAAGACGCCGCACATGCACTTTCTTCATGTGCCCGTGACACGGGAAGGACGCCTGAATGCTAACAAGATGTATACGCGGCAAAGTCTGAAAAAGTTGCAAAGTGATCTGCCTCTCCATCTGCAACGCTGCGGCTTTGCCATTCAGCGCGGCGTGGAACAGAAGCCCGGCGCGACCAGAAAGCATCTGGATACGCGCGAATACAAACAGCAGCAGGAAGAAAACAATCGCCTTGCCCGGGAAGGATTGTTGCTTGTCCGGGATGCGCTCCGTACCATCGGCAGACTGGGGCAGCGAGAGGCGGAATTGAAACAGCGCGTTGCCGACTATGAACGACAGGCCGAGGAGGCGGAACGCCTGCTGCGGGAGGAAGAACCACTCCCGGAAGCCTCTTTTTTTAACTACAGGCGCGTGCTGGAAATGTCGGCACAGACTATCAGCCGGCTGCGCAAGGCCTTGTCCGCAAAGCACCTCATCGCACACCAGAAGAATGAACTGCAACGCGAAGCGGCTGTTCTGAAAAAACAGCTGGCACAGCTTGAAGCTCTCTGCAAAGCCCGTGATCAGGAAAAGGCGGATATGGAAAGCCGACAGGCACGCATGGGCCAGGAGCTTGAGACCTACCGGGAGTTTGCCCGGGAGCCGGAAATCCGGCAACGCCTGACGGACTTCCTTCAGGAACAGCAGGCAGCGGAACAGCAGCGGCAGGAGGAGGAAAGGCAACGCGCAGCGATTGCCGAGCAGGACAGACAGGGCACCGTGCGGATGCGGTAA